The following proteins come from a genomic window of Denitromonas sp.:
- a CDS encoding ABC transporter permease, which yields MTPETVRFAGFRTLLYKEILRFWKVSFQTVGAPVLTAVLYLLIFSHVLDRHVTVYGDVPYTVFLVPGLVMMSVLQNAFANTSSSLIQSKITGNIVFMLLPPISYREFFAAYVLAAIVRGAFVGVGVIAVSLLMVSLPVVAPGWIIAFALLGGAILASFGMIAGIWADKFDQLSAFQNFLIMPLTMLSGVFYSIHSLPPVWQTVSHLNPFFYMIDGFRYGFFGQSDVSPWISLGVVLACFVVLAILTLSMLARGYKLRA from the coding sequence ATGACGCCTGAGACCGTCCGCTTCGCTGGCTTCCGCACCCTGCTGTACAAGGAGATCCTGCGTTTCTGGAAGGTCTCCTTCCAGACCGTGGGCGCGCCGGTGCTCACCGCCGTGCTCTACCTGCTGATCTTCTCGCATGTGCTCGACCGCCATGTCACGGTCTATGGCGATGTGCCCTACACCGTGTTCCTGGTGCCCGGCCTGGTGATGATGTCGGTGCTGCAGAACGCCTTTGCCAATACCTCATCCTCGCTCATCCAGAGCAAGATCACCGGCAACATCGTGTTCATGCTGCTGCCGCCGATCAGCTACCGCGAGTTCTTCGCCGCCTACGTGCTGGCCGCCATCGTGCGCGGCGCCTTCGTTGGTGTGGGGGTGATCGCGGTGTCGCTGCTGATGGTCTCGCTGCCGGTCGTGGCGCCGGGCTGGATCATCGCCTTTGCCTTGCTCGGCGGCGCCATCCTCGCGTCTTTCGGCATGATCGCCGGCATCTGGGCCGACAAGTTCGACCAGCTCTCGGCCTTCCAGAACTTTCTCATCATGCCGCTGACCATGCTCTCCGGTGTGTTCTACTCGATCCACTCGCTGCCGCCGGTGTGGCAGACGGTGTCGCACCTGAACCCGTTTTTCTACATGATCGACGGCTTCCGCTACGGCTTCTTCGGCCAGTCGGATGTGTCGCCGTGGATCAGTCTGGGCGTGGTCCTGGCCTGCTTTGTCGTGCTCGCCATCCTCACCCTGTCGATGCTTGCGCGCGGCTACAAGTTGCGCGCCTGA
- the hisH gene encoding imidazole glycerol phosphate synthase subunit HisH — MTDVAVIDYGMGNLRSVEKAIEHVAGSARVRVTDDPDVVMRADRVVFPGQGAMPDCMAEMEARGLHQAVVAAAAQKPFLGICIGQQMLFDHSQEGDVTGLGIFAGQVRRFPDDKMIDAAGLRLKVPHMGWNEVWHHGEHPLWRDIPDGDRFYFVHSYYVDPEDPAVTAAHTDYGLRFTSAVARDNIFAVQFHPEKSARAGLQLLTNFMHWNP, encoded by the coding sequence ATGACTGATGTGGCCGTCATCGACTACGGCATGGGCAACCTGCGTTCGGTCGAAAAGGCGATCGAACATGTCGCGGGCAGCGCCAGGGTGCGGGTCACCGATGACCCGGACGTGGTCATGCGCGCCGACCGGGTGGTCTTCCCCGGCCAGGGCGCGATGCCCGACTGCATGGCCGAGATGGAGGCGCGCGGCCTGCACCAGGCCGTGGTGGCCGCGGCGGCGCAGAAGCCGTTTCTCGGGATCTGCATCGGCCAGCAGATGCTGTTCGATCACAGCCAGGAAGGCGATGTGACCGGGCTGGGCATCTTCGCCGGCCAGGTGCGCCGATTCCCGGACGACAAGATGATCGACGCGGCCGGGCTGCGTCTGAAGGTGCCGCACATGGGCTGGAACGAGGTGTGGCACCACGGCGAACACCCCCTGTGGCGCGACATTCCGGATGGTGACCGGTTCTACTTCGTGCACAGCTACTATGTGGATCCGGAAGACCCGGCGGTAACTGCCGCCCACACCGATTACGGCCTGCGCTTTACCAGTGCGGTGGCACGGGATAACATTTTTGCGGTTCAGTTCCACCCCGAGAAGAGCGCGCGCGCCGGGTTGCAACTGCTGACCAACTTCATGCACTGGAACCCCTGA
- the hisF gene encoding imidazole glycerol phosphate synthase subunit HisF: MLAKRIIPCLDVSAGRVVKGVNFVELRDAGDPVEVARRYDEQGADEITFLDITASSDDRDIILHMVEHVAEQVFIPLTVGGGVRTVADVRRLLNAGADKVSINTAAVTNPDIVAEASGKVGSQCIVVAIDAKQTAPGKWEVFTHGGRRNTGLDAIAWAQRIEALGAGEILLTSMDRDGTKNGFDLGLTRAISDAVRIPIIASGGVGTLEHLAQGVSEGRADAVLAASIFHFGQHTVHEAKTYMRERGIEVRL; the protein is encoded by the coding sequence ATGCTCGCGAAACGGATCATCCCCTGTCTTGACGTCAGTGCCGGTCGCGTCGTCAAAGGCGTGAATTTCGTCGAACTGCGCGACGCGGGCGATCCGGTCGAGGTGGCGCGGCGCTACGACGAACAGGGTGCCGACGAAATCACCTTTCTCGACATCACCGCCAGCTCGGACGACCGGGACATCATCCTGCATATGGTCGAACACGTGGCCGAGCAGGTGTTCATCCCGCTGACCGTCGGCGGCGGTGTGCGCACCGTGGCCGATGTGCGCCGCCTGCTCAATGCCGGGGCCGACAAGGTCAGCATCAACACCGCGGCGGTGACCAACCCCGACATCGTGGCCGAAGCCAGCGGCAAGGTCGGCAGCCAGTGCATCGTGGTGGCCATTGACGCCAAGCAGACCGCGCCGGGCAAGTGGGAGGTGTTCACCCACGGCGGCCGGCGCAACACCGGGCTCGACGCCATCGCGTGGGCGCAGCGCATCGAGGCGCTCGGCGCCGGCGAGATCCTGCTCACCAGCATGGACCGTGACGGTACCAAGAACGGCTTTGACCTCGGCCTGACCCGCGCCATCTCCGACGCGGTGCGCATCCCGATCATCGCCAGTGGCGGTGTCGGTACGCTCGAGCACCTGGCACAAGGCGTCTCCGAGGGCCGTGCCGATGCCGTGCTCGCCGCCAGTATCTTCCACTTTGGCCAGCACACCGTGCATGAGGCCAAGACCTACATGCGTGAGCGTGGTATCGAGGTGCGCCTGTGA
- the hisA gene encoding 1-(5-phosphoribosyl)-5-[(5-phosphoribosylamino)methylideneamino]imidazole-4-carboxamide isomerase, translated as MLLIPAIDLKDGHCVRLKQGEMDDATVFSEDPAATARHWLAQGARRLHLVDLNGAFAGKPVNEEAIKQIVQAVGDDIPVQLGGGIRDLDTIERYLDDGISYVIIGTAAVKNPGFLQDACSAFPGHIIVGLDAKDGKVAVDGWSKLTGHDVVDLALKFEDYGVEGVIYTDIGRDGMLSGVNVEATVRLAQALRVPVIASGGIAAMADIEALCAVEHEGVTGAITGRAIYEGTLDFRAAQARADELAG; from the coding sequence ATGCTGCTCATACCTGCTATCGACCTCAAGGACGGTCATTGTGTCCGCCTCAAACAGGGCGAGATGGACGATGCCACCGTGTTCTCCGAAGACCCCGCGGCAACGGCCCGTCACTGGCTTGCCCAGGGCGCGCGTCGCCTGCATCTGGTGGATCTCAACGGCGCCTTCGCCGGCAAGCCGGTCAACGAAGAGGCGATCAAGCAGATCGTGCAGGCCGTGGGCGATGACATCCCGGTGCAACTTGGCGGCGGTATACGTGATCTCGACACCATCGAGCGCTATCTCGATGACGGCATCAGCTATGTGATCATCGGCACCGCTGCGGTCAAGAACCCCGGCTTTTTGCAGGACGCCTGCAGCGCCTTCCCCGGCCACATCATCGTTGGCCTGGATGCCAAGGATGGCAAGGTGGCGGTCGATGGTTGGTCGAAACTTACCGGACACGATGTGGTGGATCTGGCCCTGAAATTCGAAGACTACGGCGTCGAAGGCGTGATCTACACCGACATCGGCCGTGACGGCATGCTCTCCGGCGTGAACGTCGAGGCCACGGTGCGGCTCGCGCAGGCCCTGCGGGTGCCCGTCATTGCCAGCGGCGGTATCGCCGCGATGGCCGACATCGAGGCCCTGTGCGCCGTCGAACACGAAGGCGTGACGGGGGCGATCACTGGCCGGGCCATCTACGAAGGCACGCTCGATTTCCGCGCTGCGCAGGCCCGCGCCGACGAACTGGCAGGCTAG
- a CDS encoding BolA family protein, with protein MFEATEITRLIQQGLPCEFVQIQGDDGVHFTGVVVSAEFAGKPKVRQHQAVYATLGPLMGNEIHALQLQTYTPEQWATVRQELGL; from the coding sequence ATGTTTGAAGCCACCGAAATCACCCGCCTGATCCAGCAGGGCCTGCCCTGCGAATTCGTCCAGATCCAGGGCGACGACGGCGTCCACTTTACCGGCGTGGTGGTCAGCGCCGAGTTCGCCGGCAAGCCCAAGGTGCGCCAGCACCAGGCGGTCTATGCCACGCTCGGGCCGCTGATGGGTAACGAAATCCACGCCCTGCAACTGCAGACCTACACGCCCGAGCAGTGGGCCACGGTGCGCCAGGAACTGGGACTGTAA
- a CDS encoding phosphoribosyl-ATP diphosphatase encodes MIDIEVLHRVAATLAERKAADPDASYVSSLYAKGTDAICKKVAEEAAETIMAAKDGNRLHLVWEVTDVWFHTMVLLAHFGLTVDDVLAEFRRREGVSGIDEKKSRTAG; translated from the coding sequence ATGATCGATATCGAAGTGCTGCACCGCGTGGCTGCCACCCTGGCCGAGCGCAAGGCGGCCGACCCCGACGCGTCCTACGTATCCAGCCTGTACGCCAAGGGCACGGACGCGATCTGCAAGAAGGTGGCCGAGGAGGCGGCGGAGACGATCATGGCCGCCAAGGATGGCAACCGCCTGCACCTGGTCTGGGAAGTGACCGACGTGTGGTTCCACACCATGGTGCTGCTGGCCCACTTCGGGCTCACCGTCGATGACGTGCTGGCCGAGTTCCGCCGGCGCGAGGGCGTGTCCGGCATCGACGAAAAAAAATCACGCACGGCAGGGTAA
- the hisI gene encoding phosphoribosyl-AMP cyclohydrolase: MPNRWLNDIVWDDQGLVPVIAQDAVTGDVLMFAFMNREALALTAERGEAVYWSRSRRKLWHKGEESGHTQKVLEIRTDCDNDVVLLKIEQAGGIACHTGRKSCFYQRLGTSGQWEAADPVLKDPKEIYG; the protein is encoded by the coding sequence ATGCCTAACCGCTGGCTCAACGATATCGTCTGGGATGACCAGGGCCTGGTGCCGGTCATCGCCCAGGACGCGGTCACGGGCGACGTGCTGATGTTTGCCTTCATGAACCGCGAGGCGCTGGCCCTGACCGCCGAGCGCGGCGAGGCAGTGTACTGGTCTCGCTCGCGGCGCAAGCTGTGGCACAAGGGCGAGGAGTCTGGCCACACCCAGAAGGTGCTCGAGATCCGCACCGACTGCGACAACGACGTGGTGCTGCTGAAGATCGAGCAGGCTGGCGGCATCGCCTGCCACACGGGACGCAAGAGCTGCTTCTACCAACGCCTCGGGACGTCCGGGCAGTGGGAAGCGGCTGATCCGGTTCTGAAAGACCCGAAGGAGATTTACGGATGA
- the tatB gene encoding Sec-independent protein translocase protein TatB, with protein sequence MFDIGFTELMIIAIVGLVVIGPERLPKVARTVGHMLGRLQRYVGDVKSDIQREMHLEDLKKLQKEMTDSARDLENGLRTQAASVKADLDDTAKAVGGAAAGVAAENSIAAPADDALAALKDAERAIAQTVADDIAASQAPPPRDDNQLDLGLDAEASATPPKKESKA encoded by the coding sequence ATGTTCGATATCGGTTTCACCGAACTCATGATCATCGCCATCGTCGGTCTGGTGGTGATCGGTCCCGAGCGACTCCCCAAGGTGGCGCGTACCGTGGGGCACATGCTCGGGCGGCTGCAGCGCTACGTGGGCGATGTGAAATCCGACATCCAGCGTGAAATGCACCTTGAAGACCTCAAGAAGCTGCAGAAGGAAATGACCGACTCGGCGCGCGACCTGGAAAACGGTCTGCGTACCCAGGCCGCATCGGTCAAGGCCGATCTCGACGATACCGCCAAGGCGGTGGGTGGCGCGGCTGCGGGCGTGGCCGCCGAGAACAGCATTGCGGCGCCCGCCGACGATGCGCTGGCAGCGCTGAAGGATGCCGAACGCGCCATTGCGCAGACGGTGGCCGACGATATCGCGGCCAGCCAGGCACCACCGCCGCGCGATGACAATCAGCTGGATCTGGGCCTTGATGCCGAGGCCTCGGCAACACCGCCGAAGAAGGAGTCGAAGGCGTGA
- the hisG gene encoding ATP phosphoribosyltransferase, with the protein MSGITIALSKGRIFEETLPLLAAAGITPTDDPEKSRKLIIGTNRPDVQLVIVRASDTPTYVQYGAADLGIAGRDVLIEHGGAGLYQPLDLNIARCRVCVAVRKGFDYARASQPGSRIRVATKYTKIAREHFASKGVHVDLIKLYGSMELAPLVGLSDAIVDLVSTGNTLRANNLEAVEDITTISSRLVVNQAALKVKRALLQPVIDAFAGAVKP; encoded by the coding sequence GTGTCCGGCATCACGATCGCCCTGTCCAAGGGTCGCATCTTCGAAGAGACGCTGCCGCTGTTGGCGGCGGCGGGTATTACGCCGACCGACGATCCGGAGAAGTCGCGCAAGCTGATCATCGGCACCAACCGGCCGGATGTGCAGCTGGTCATCGTGCGCGCCAGCGACACGCCGACCTATGTGCAGTACGGCGCGGCCGACCTCGGCATTGCCGGGCGCGACGTGCTCATCGAGCATGGCGGCGCCGGCCTGTATCAGCCGCTGGACCTGAACATTGCGCGCTGTCGGGTGTGCGTGGCGGTGCGCAAGGGCTTCGACTACGCCCGCGCGTCGCAGCCGGGCAGCCGCATCCGCGTGGCCACCAAGTACACCAAGATCGCGCGCGAGCATTTCGCCAGCAAGGGTGTGCACGTCGACCTGATCAAGCTCTACGGCTCGATGGAGCTGGCGCCGCTGGTCGGCCTGTCCGACGCGATCGTCGACCTGGTCTCCACCGGCAACACCTTGCGCGCCAACAACCTCGAAGCGGTCGAAGACATCACCACGATCAGCTCCCGGCTGGTGGTCAACCAGGCCGCGCTCAAGGTCAAGCGCGCGCTGCTGCAGCCGGTCATCGATGCCTTTGCCGGAGCCGTCAAGCCATGA
- the hisC gene encoding histidinol-phosphate transaminase has translation MSRFWSDTARRLTPYVPGEQPKLDKLVKLNTNESPYGPSPRAIEAIAQAASEDLRRYPDPNSDALKAALARYHSVAPAQVFVGNGSDEVLAHAFVALLKHDAPLRFPDITYSFYPVYCGLFGIASTAIPLTDTLEIDPADYAGGSGPIIFPNPNAPTGRLLPLATIAQILAANPGVPVVIDEAYIDYGGESAIPLVDSHPNLLVTRTFSKSRALAGLRVGYAVGSAELVEGLERVKNSFNSYPLGRPAQAGAIASVEDEPHFRDSCARVIASREWLDRALTDLGFEVLPSGANFVFARHPKHAGATLAAALRERAIIVRHFKLPRIDDYLRITVGTDEECEALVDALKTLV, from the coding sequence ATGAGCCGATTCTGGAGCGACACCGCCCGCCGCCTGACCCCCTATGTCCCGGGCGAACAACCCAAGCTGGACAAGCTGGTCAAGCTCAACACCAACGAGAGCCCCTACGGCCCCTCGCCGCGCGCCATCGAAGCCATCGCGCAGGCGGCCAGCGAAGACCTGCGCCGTTATCCCGACCCGAATTCTGACGCGCTCAAGGCCGCACTGGCCCGCTACCACAGCGTGGCGCCAGCGCAGGTGTTCGTCGGCAATGGCTCGGACGAGGTGCTGGCGCATGCCTTTGTCGCCCTGCTCAAGCACGACGCGCCGCTGCGCTTTCCGGACATCACCTACAGCTTCTACCCGGTATATTGCGGGCTGTTCGGCATCGCATCGACGGCGATCCCGCTGACCGACACGCTCGAGATCGATCCGGCGGACTATGCCGGCGGCAGCGGCCCGATCATTTTCCCCAACCCCAACGCCCCGACCGGCCGGCTGCTACCGCTGGCCACCATCGCGCAGATCCTGGCCGCCAACCCGGGCGTGCCGGTGGTGATCGACGAGGCCTACATCGATTACGGCGGCGAATCGGCCATCCCGCTGGTCGACAGCCACCCCAACCTGCTGGTCACCCGCACCTTTTCCAAATCCCGCGCGCTGGCCGGGCTGCGGGTTGGCTATGCGGTCGGCAGCGCCGAGCTGGTCGAGGGCCTCGAGCGAGTCAAGAACAGCTTCAACTCCTACCCGCTGGGCCGCCCGGCGCAGGCCGGCGCGATTGCCTCGGTGGAAGACGAGCCGCATTTTCGCGACAGCTGCGCCCGCGTCATCGCCAGCCGCGAGTGGCTCGACCGTGCCCTGACCGACCTCGGTTTCGAGGTGCTGCCCTCGGGGGCCAACTTCGTCTTCGCCCGCCACCCAAAGCACGCCGGCGCCACGCTGGCGGCCGCACTGCGCGAACGGGCGATCATCGTGCGCCACTTCAAGCTGCCGCGCATCGACGACTACCTGCGCATCACGGTCGGCACCGACGAGGAGTGCGAGGCACTGGTCGACGCACTCAAAACGCTGGTGTAA
- a CDS encoding histidine triad nucleotide-binding protein — MSDCIFCKIAAGDIPAKKAYEDDDMVVFHDINPVAPVHLLAIPKRHIASLAEAQPDDALVMGRLLQTGARVAIEQGCTDGFRTLVNTGRVGRQEVYHLHIHFVGGPDVLPPMLKR; from the coding sequence ATGTCCGACTGCATCTTCTGCAAAATTGCCGCTGGCGACATTCCGGCGAAGAAAGCCTACGAAGACGACGACATGGTCGTCTTCCACGACATCAACCCGGTGGCGCCCGTGCACCTGCTGGCCATCCCGAAGCGGCACATCGCGTCGCTGGCCGAGGCACAGCCCGACGATGCGCTGGTGATGGGCCGCTTGCTGCAGACCGGCGCCCGCGTGGCCATCGAGCAGGGCTGCACCGACGGCTTCCGCACCCTGGTCAACACGGGGCGGGTCGGCAGGCAGGAGGTGTATCATCTGCACATTCATTTCGTTGGTGGGCCGGATGTTTTGCCACCCATGTTGAAGCGTTGA
- the hisB gene encoding imidazoleglycerol-phosphate dehydratase HisB, with protein sequence MRQADVTRNTLETKISVRINLDGTGAAELNTGVPFLDHMLDQIARHGVIDLAITCDGDTHIDDHHTVEDVGITLGQAFAKALGDKKGIRRYGHAYVPLDEALSRVVVDFSGRPGLHYFVEYTRARIGNFDVDLAREFFQGFVNHAGVSLHIDNLRGDNAHHQCETIFKAFGRALRAAAEVDPRLAGVVPSTKGAL encoded by the coding sequence ATGCGGCAAGCGGACGTTACCCGTAACACCCTCGAAACCAAGATTTCGGTGCGCATCAACCTCGATGGCACCGGCGCCGCCGAGCTGAACACCGGCGTGCCTTTCCTCGACCACATGCTCGACCAGATCGCCCGCCATGGCGTCATCGACCTGGCCATCACCTGCGACGGCGACACGCACATCGACGACCATCACACCGTCGAGGATGTCGGCATCACCCTGGGCCAGGCCTTTGCCAAGGCGCTGGGCGACAAGAAAGGCATCCGCCGCTACGGCCATGCCTATGTGCCGCTCGACGAGGCGCTGTCGCGCGTGGTGGTCGATTTCTCCGGCCGCCCCGGGCTGCACTATTTCGTCGAGTACACCCGCGCACGCATCGGCAATTTCGATGTCGACCTGGCGCGCGAGTTCTTCCAGGGTTTCGTCAATCACGCCGGCGTGTCGCTGCATATCGACAATCTGCGCGGCGACAATGCCCACCACCAGTGCGAGACCATCTTCAAGGCCTTCGGCCGCGCGCTGCGCGCCGCTGCCGAAGTCGACCCCCGCCTGGCCGGTGTCGTGCCCTCGACCAAGGGCGCGCTCTGA
- the tatA gene encoding Sec-independent protein translocase subunit TatA, which produces MGSFSIWHWLIVLVIVMLVFGTKKLRNIGQDLGGAVKGFKEGVREAESGSDAAKPEQLDGKTINAEAKEKINNS; this is translated from the coding sequence ATGGGTTCATTCAGTATCTGGCACTGGCTGATCGTTCTGGTCATCGTGATGCTTGTTTTCGGCACCAAGAAGCTGCGCAACATCGGTCAGGATCTGGGCGGTGCGGTGAAGGGGTTCAAGGAAGGCGTGCGTGAGGCGGAGAGCGGCAGCGATGCAGCCAAGCCCGAGCAGCTCGATGGCAAGACCATCAACGCGGAAGCCAAGGAAAAGATCAACAATTCTTGA
- the murA gene encoding UDP-N-acetylglucosamine 1-carboxyvinyltransferase, whose product MDKLLITGGTRLTGEARISGAKNAALPILCAALLTREPVTFTNVPQLQDIRTLLALIAQMGVKIDRDEAAGTVTLDAGELNNPVAPYERVKTMRASILVLGPLVARFGEARVSLPGGCAIGARPVDQHIKGLQAMGAQVKVEHGDIHAEVSRLKGARLFTDMVTVTGTENLMMAACLADGETVIENAAREPEVVDLAKCLMAMGARISGAGTDVIRVQGVDALHGATHQIMPDRIETGTYLCAAAATGGDIRLTGTSSAYLDIVVDKLLDAGCEIDVERDEIRLCAPQRLKAVSLRTAPYPAFPTDMQAQFMAINCVAEGTAVIRETIFENRFMHAVELQRLGAEIRIDGNTAVVTGVARLDGATVMATDLRASASLVVAGLVAEGETLIERIYHLDRGYEHLEQKLSALGAQVRRQA is encoded by the coding sequence ATGGACAAACTGCTGATTACCGGCGGCACGCGCCTGACCGGTGAGGCGCGCATCTCCGGCGCCAAAAACGCGGCGCTGCCGATTTTGTGCGCGGCCTTGCTCACGCGCGAGCCGGTGACCTTCACCAATGTGCCGCAGCTGCAGGACATCCGCACGCTGCTCGCGCTGATCGCCCAGATGGGCGTGAAGATCGACCGCGATGAAGCGGCCGGCACGGTCACGCTGGACGCCGGCGAGCTGAACAACCCGGTCGCCCCGTACGAGCGGGTCAAGACCATGCGCGCCTCCATTCTGGTGCTCGGCCCGCTGGTGGCCCGTTTTGGCGAAGCGCGGGTGAGTCTGCCCGGTGGTTGCGCGATTGGTGCGCGACCGGTGGATCAGCACATCAAGGGTCTGCAGGCCATGGGCGCGCAGGTCAAGGTCGAGCATGGTGACATCCATGCCGAAGTCTCCCGCCTGAAGGGCGCCCGGCTGTTCACCGACATGGTCACCGTGACCGGCACCGAAAACCTGATGATGGCGGCCTGCCTGGCCGATGGCGAGACGGTGATCGAAAACGCCGCGCGCGAGCCCGAGGTGGTCGATCTGGCGAAGTGCCTGATGGCCATGGGCGCACGCATCTCTGGCGCCGGCACCGATGTGATCCGGGTGCAGGGCGTGGACGCGCTGCATGGCGCGACCCACCAGATCATGCCCGACCGCATCGAGACCGGCACCTACCTGTGTGCGGCGGCAGCCACCGGCGGCGATATTCGCCTCACCGGCACCTCCTCGGCCTATCTCGATATCGTGGTCGACAAGCTGCTCGACGCCGGTTGCGAGATCGATGTCGAGCGCGACGAGATCCGTCTGTGTGCGCCGCAACGCCTCAAGGCCGTCAGCCTGCGCACCGCGCCGTACCCCGCCTTTCCGACCGACATGCAGGCGCAGTTCATGGCCATCAATTGCGTGGCCGAGGGCACGGCGGTGATTCGCGAGACGATTTTCGAAAACCGCTTCATGCACGCGGTCGAGCTGCAGCGCTTGGGCGCCGAGATCCGCATCGACGGCAACACCGCCGTGGTGACCGGTGTGGCGCGCCTCGATGGCGCGACCGTGATGGCCACCGATCTGCGTGCCTCTGCCAGTCTGGTGGTGGCCGGCCTGGTGGCCGAGGGCGAGACCCTGATCGAGCGCATCTACCACCTCGATCGCGGTTACGAGCATCTGGAGCAGAAACTCAGCGCGCTGGGCGCGCAGGTCAGGCGGCAGGCCTGA
- the hisD gene encoding histidinol dehydrogenase — MNAAQIRRLDSRTPDFLATLDALLAFESGTDTQIENAVTDILAAVRTVGDPAVIDYTRRFDRLDVNHMSALELPRHVLEDALATLPEVQRTALEVAAGRVEAYHRRQIAESWDYTEADGTRLGQIVTALDRVGLYVPGGRASYPSSVLMNAIPAKVAGVGELIMVVPTPDGERNPLVLAAAAITGVDRVFTIGGAQAVAALAYGTQTIPQVDKIVGPGNAYVASAKRRVFGTVGIDMVAGPSEVLVISDGSGNPDWVAMDLFAQAEHDDLAQSILLCTDAAFIDAVAASIAKLLPEMPRRQTIATSLANRGALIHVRDLDEACAIANRIAPEHLELSMENAEDWIGKIRHAGAIFVGHWSVEALGDYCAGPNHVLPTMRSARFSSPLGVYDFQKRTSLIQVSEAGAQTLGPIAATLADGEGLQAHAASARYRVKA, encoded by the coding sequence ATGAACGCTGCGCAGATCCGCCGTCTCGATTCCCGCACGCCCGATTTTCTCGCCACGCTCGACGCCTTGCTGGCCTTCGAGAGCGGCACCGACACGCAGATCGAAAACGCGGTCACCGACATCCTCGCCGCGGTGCGCACGGTCGGCGACCCCGCGGTGATCGACTACACCCGCCGTTTTGACCGGCTCGACGTCAATCACATGTCGGCGCTGGAGTTGCCGCGTCATGTGCTCGAAGATGCCCTGGCGACCCTGCCCGAGGTGCAGCGCACCGCCCTCGAAGTGGCCGCCGGCCGGGTCGAGGCCTATCACCGCCGCCAGATCGCCGAATCCTGGGACTACACCGAGGCCGACGGCACGCGTCTGGGCCAGATCGTCACCGCACTCGACCGCGTCGGCCTGTATGTGCCGGGCGGGCGCGCGTCCTACCCCAGTTCGGTGCTGATGAACGCGATCCCGGCCAAGGTGGCCGGCGTGGGCGAGCTGATCATGGTGGTGCCGACGCCGGACGGCGAGCGCAACCCGCTGGTGCTGGCCGCCGCCGCCATCACTGGCGTCGATCGCGTGTTCACCATCGGTGGCGCCCAGGCCGTCGCCGCACTGGCCTACGGCACGCAGACCATCCCGCAGGTGGACAAGATCGTCGGGCCGGGCAATGCCTATGTGGCCTCGGCCAAGCGGCGCGTGTTCGGCACCGTCGGTATCGACATGGTCGCCGGCCCGTCCGAAGTGCTGGTCATCTCCGACGGCAGCGGCAACCCCGACTGGGTGGCCATGGACCTCTTTGCCCAGGCCGAGCATGACGACCTGGCGCAGTCGATTTTGCTGTGCACCGACGCCGCTTTCATCGACGCGGTGGCGGCCTCCATCGCCAAGCTGCTGCCCGAGATGCCGCGCCGCCAGACCATTGCCACCTCGCTGGCCAACCGCGGTGCGCTGATCCATGTCCGCGATCTGGACGAGGCTTGCGCCATCGCCAACCGCATCGCGCCCGAGCACCTTGAGCTGTCGATGGAAAACGCCGAAGACTGGATCGGCAAGATCCGCCACGCCGGTGCGATCTTTGTCGGCCACTGGTCGGTCGAGGCGCTGGGCGACTACTGCGCCGGGCCGAACCATGTGCTGCCCACCATGCGCAGCGCGCGCTTCTCCTCGCCGCTGGGGGTGTATGACTTCCAGAAGCGCACCAGCCTGATTCAGGTGTCCGAGGCCGGCGCACAGACGCTCGGCCCGATCGCCGCCACGCTCGCCGACGGCGAGGGCCTGCAGGCGCACGCGGCGTCGGCGCGGTATCGGGTGAAAGCGTAG